The Candidatus Aminicenantes bacterium genome has a window encoding:
- a CDS encoding TRAP transporter TatT component family protein: MKNPFFSIALLLLPGLLFSPACSIKKFAMNQVANALTGPSSSTVFSGDDDPELVGDALPFAIKMYESLMVANPGHLGLKLKTGSLYIMYANAFLQSPALMLPASEFKLQEFNYQRAKKLYLRGRDIILSALEHKYPGFKQNLQKKLYAQTLAATDKKDVPLLYWAGAGWLGAYAIDPFDMDLGMTLPAAAALMNRVLELEADYSGGAIHEFYILYYGSLPDYMGGSLQKAREHFEKAIAISAGKSATPYISLATTVAVKEQNLEEFRSLLKQALAIDPDNDPENRLVNILNQRKALWLSEHADDFFLDAEPANSGNKE, from the coding sequence ATGAAAAACCCATTTTTTTCGATTGCCCTGCTTCTGCTACCCGGATTGCTTTTTTCCCCGGCCTGCTCCATAAAAAAATTCGCCATGAATCAGGTCGCCAACGCCCTGACCGGGCCGTCTTCCAGCACGGTGTTCAGCGGCGACGACGACCCCGAGCTGGTGGGTGACGCCCTGCCTTTCGCCATCAAGATGTACGAATCGCTGATGGTCGCCAATCCCGGCCACCTGGGACTCAAGCTGAAAACGGGGAGTCTTTACATCATGTACGCCAACGCCTTTCTGCAGTCCCCGGCGCTCATGCTTCCGGCCAGCGAATTCAAATTGCAGGAATTCAATTACCAGCGCGCAAAAAAACTGTATTTGCGCGGCCGCGACATCATCCTTTCCGCGCTTGAGCACAAGTACCCCGGCTTCAAACAAAATTTGCAGAAAAAACTATATGCCCAGACTTTGGCCGCCACGGATAAAAAAGACGTCCCGTTGCTCTATTGGGCCGGGGCCGGCTGGCTCGGCGCCTACGCCATCGACCCCTTCGACATGGACCTGGGGATGACCCTGCCGGCCGCGGCCGCCTTGATGAACCGGGTCCTCGAGCTGGAAGCCGATTATTCCGGAGGCGCCATCCACGAATTCTACATCCTCTATTACGGATCGCTGCCCGATTACATGGGCGGGAGCCTGCAGAAGGCGCGCGAACATTTTGAAAAGGCGATCGCCATCTCTGCCGGCAAGTCTGCGACTCCCTACATCTCGCTGGCGACCACCGTCGCGGTCAAGGAACAGAACCTCGAGGAATTCCGTTCGTTGCTCAAGCAGGCGCTGGCCATCGACCCGGACAACGATCCGGAAAACCGGCTGGTGAATATTCTGAATCAGCGCAAGGCGCTTTGGCTCAGCGAACACGCCGACGATTTTTTCCTGGATGCGGAACCCGCCAATAGCGGAAACAAGGAGTAA
- a CDS encoding NifU family protein, protein MKEKVTAVIEAVRPALQGDGGDIELVDVLAEEKAVLVRLKGACFGCPMSTFTIKGYVEQVMKEQVPEISEVRLVK, encoded by the coding sequence TTGAAAGAAAAAGTGACCGCCGTGATTGAAGCGGTTCGTCCCGCCCTGCAGGGAGACGGCGGCGACATTGAGTTGGTTGACGTGCTCGCCGAGGAGAAAGCCGTCCTGGTCCGTCTCAAGGGGGCATGCTTCGGTTGTCCGATGAGCACCTTCACCATCAAGGGCTACGTCGAGCAGGTCATGAAGGAACAGGTTCCTGAAATCAGCGAAGTCCGCCTGGTCAAATAA
- the nadA gene encoding quinolinate synthase NadA produces MPGKNNLAREIARLKKQKNAVILAHNYQVEAVQLSADFLGDSLELSRKAAELTQAIIVFAGVKFMAETAKILSPGKKVLLPRLDAGCPMADMITLDDLREMKRQHPQAPVVTYVNSSVEIKAESDVCCTSANAVQVVADIPAREIIFIPDENLGSYVQKMVPDKKLFLFEGFCYVHWRISADEIVAMRNRYPLATVIVHPEVCPEVTALADEVLSTSGMLKYVSRSPQKEFIVATEQGLLERMKRENPGKIFYPPGTTKICSNMKRTTLADVYAALNEEKYEITVDPLIAEKARHALREMLEPNKKFSLQ; encoded by the coding sequence ATGCCGGGAAAAAACAATTTGGCTCGGGAAATTGCCAGGCTGAAAAAGCAGAAAAATGCCGTCATCCTGGCCCACAACTACCAGGTCGAGGCGGTGCAGCTCAGCGCCGATTTTCTGGGCGATTCCCTTGAATTGAGCAGGAAAGCGGCCGAATTGACCCAAGCGATCATCGTCTTCGCCGGGGTGAAATTCATGGCCGAAACGGCGAAGATCCTTTCGCCGGGGAAAAAAGTTTTGCTGCCGCGCCTGGACGCCGGCTGTCCCATGGCCGACATGATCACCCTGGATGACCTGCGCGAAATGAAGCGGCAGCACCCGCAGGCACCGGTTGTGACCTACGTGAACTCGTCGGTCGAGATCAAGGCCGAGAGCGATGTCTGCTGCACGTCGGCCAACGCGGTCCAGGTTGTGGCCGACATCCCGGCCCGGGAAATCATCTTCATTCCCGACGAAAACCTGGGGAGCTATGTACAAAAAATGGTTCCCGATAAAAAATTGTTTTTGTTTGAGGGTTTTTGCTATGTTCATTGGCGCATAAGCGCGGACGAGATCGTCGCTATGCGCAACCGCTATCCCCTGGCGACAGTGATCGTTCATCCGGAAGTGTGCCCGGAAGTGACGGCCCTGGCCGATGAAGTCCTGTCGACCAGCGGCATGCTGAAATACGTTTCGCGTTCGCCGCAAAAGGAATTCATCGTGGCCACCGAACAGGGTCTGCTGGAGAGGATGAAGCGGGAAAATCCCGGCAAGATTTTTTACCCGCCCGGGACAACCAAAATCTGCAGCAACATGAAGCGCACCACGCTGGCCGACGTCTATGCTGCCTTGAACGAAGAAAAGTATGAAATAACCGTTGACCCGCTTATCGCCGAAAAAGCCCGGCACGCGTTGCGGGAAATGTTAGAACCTAATAAAAAATTCTCTTTACAATAA
- a CDS encoding ABC transporter substrate-binding protein — protein MNLLRRGLCALVFLPLFLPAAEPRVLRLGCFDFPSVLNPVYATSETAQAVMNKIHQALFYFDPAGEIRPELVADWQWDEGRLEISLTLKKGVRFANGAALRSQDVAATIELLKNPIYEYPYLSDLAFIEKIAVVDPWRMRIKLKEKFAPWKNYLTFKILSADDIGGCAPGAFRSRLPMGCGPFQIEKVNEPRAIVLKENPYYGNRGSFTHVVYSVLRDPQQGPLKLLNDELDAVDVQSDDVQSYHQLPEWRERFRLVRYKKFGYTYLVFNLKNPLIDLNFRRLFYNRLLASPFLDAFLKGAGEKVFSPFLYLSDSVRARPLPAAAPSQRRHLRILANSESTLRTQLVLFLCEEMKAFNVELEPVFVEYQTFLKYLKQGNFDLAVSAFLLDMDWNLKDILSSSGYFNYAGFVDAQMDALLESGLREMDEKKRRLIYLDAHERWLASLPFIPLFNLNYFMGVSKLLKIPAGRFQTIGSTGDFFYTLQDW, from the coding sequence GTGAATCTTCTCAGGCGCGGCCTGTGCGCCCTCGTTTTTCTCCCTTTATTTTTGCCGGCTGCCGAACCCCGGGTGCTGCGGCTCGGTTGTTTCGATTTCCCGTCGGTTTTGAATCCCGTCTATGCGACCAGCGAAACGGCGCAGGCAGTGATGAACAAAATCCATCAAGCCTTGTTTTACTTCGACCCGGCCGGCGAGATCCGTCCCGAGCTGGTGGCTGACTGGCAATGGGATGAAGGGCGACTGGAGATTTCGCTTACCTTGAAAAAGGGGGTCCGTTTCGCCAACGGTGCCGCCTTGCGAAGCCAGGATGTCGCGGCCACGATCGAGCTGCTGAAAAATCCCATCTATGAATATCCCTACCTTTCCGATCTGGCCTTCATTGAAAAAATCGCTGTCGTCGACCCCTGGCGCATGCGCATCAAGTTGAAGGAAAAATTCGCCCCCTGGAAAAACTATCTGACTTTCAAGATCCTGAGCGCCGACGATATCGGCGGCTGCGCTCCCGGCGCCTTCCGCTCACGCCTTCCAATGGGCTGCGGTCCCTTTCAAATCGAGAAGGTAAACGAGCCGCGAGCCATCGTTCTGAAGGAGAATCCCTATTACGGTAACCGCGGATCATTCACTCACGTCGTCTACTCGGTGCTGCGCGATCCCCAGCAGGGGCCATTGAAATTGCTCAATGACGAGCTTGATGCGGTTGATGTGCAAAGCGACGATGTGCAATCCTATCACCAGCTGCCCGAATGGCGCGAACGCTTCCGCCTTGTGCGCTACAAAAAATTCGGCTACACCTACCTGGTCTTTAATCTGAAGAACCCGCTCATCGACTTGAATTTTCGCCGATTGTTTTACAACCGCCTGTTGGCTTCCCCTTTCCTGGATGCGTTTCTGAAGGGAGCCGGAGAAAAGGTTTTTTCTCCCTTTCTATATTTAAGCGATAGTGTTCGCGCCCGGCCGCTGCCGGCCGCTGCCCCCTCCCAACGCCGCCACCTGCGCATACTGGCCAATAGCGAGTCTACCTTGCGCACGCAGCTGGTATTGTTCTTGTGCGAGGAGATGAAGGCGTTCAACGTCGAACTGGAACCCGTTTTCGTCGAGTACCAGACTTTTTTGAAGTACCTGAAGCAAGGCAATTTCGATCTGGCCGTTTCCGCCTTTCTCCTGGACATGGACTGGAATCTCAAGGATATATTGTCTAGTTCGGGGTATTTCAACTACGCCGGTTTTGTCGATGCGCAAATGGATGCCTTGCTCGAGTCGGGCCTGCGCGAGATGGACGAAAAAAAACGCCGGCTGATTTACCTGGATGCCCACGAACGCTGGCTGGCCTCCCTGCCCTTTATTCCGCTTTTCAACCTGAACTATTTCATGGGTGTTTCAAAA
- the dctP gene encoding TRAP transporter substrate-binding protein DctP produces MKWMRIIILLLFLPLLASAQVIKIGSIAPDRSPWNDALKEIGREWERITNGQVVLKIYPGGIAGDEDDMIRKMKFGTLGGAVLTNIGITDINADALVLSAPFLFNSEKELNYIMGQLVPIFEKQNREKGYQTIIWTMSGWVNFFSKSPVLYPQDMKKQKLSVSSGEPEMEQAWKKSGYHVVPTELKDLMMSLQSGMVEAFYLPPLLAGAGQYFPFAPHMNSLNIAPLVGGLVIVSRIWDKIPENYKQPMMAAVKKVEAALSGKTDALERDALASMKKNGLIIHEAPADSLPQWQDAANKGMDELVGKKFSREIYDKVRQLLQEYRQKNVQ; encoded by the coding sequence ATGAAGTGGATGAGAATAATCATTCTTTTGCTGTTCCTGCCCCTGCTCGCTAGCGCGCAAGTCATCAAGATCGGCAGCATCGCCCCGGACCGCTCGCCCTGGAACGACGCGCTGAAGGAGATCGGCCGCGAATGGGAACGAATCACCAACGGCCAGGTGGTATTGAAAATCTATCCGGGCGGGATAGCCGGTGACGAGGACGACATGATCCGCAAGATGAAATTCGGCACCCTGGGCGGAGCCGTGCTGACCAATATCGGAATCACGGACATCAATGCCGACGCGCTCGTGCTCAGTGCTCCTTTCTTGTTCAATTCGGAAAAAGAGCTAAATTACATCATGGGGCAACTGGTGCCCATCTTTGAAAAACAAAACCGAGAAAAGGGATACCAGACCATCATCTGGACCATGAGCGGCTGGGTCAATTTTTTCTCGAAGAGTCCCGTACTCTACCCGCAGGATATGAAAAAGCAAAAACTGTCGGTCAGCAGCGGCGAACCGGAAATGGAGCAGGCCTGGAAAAAATCGGGCTACCACGTCGTGCCCACCGAACTCAAGGACTTGATGATGTCCCTGCAAAGCGGCATGGTTGAGGCTTTCTATCTGCCACCGCTGCTGGCCGGCGCCGGGCAGTATTTCCCCTTTGCTCCGCACATGAATTCCCTGAATATAGCGCCGTTGGTGGGAGGTTTGGTCATCGTAAGCAGGATCTGGGATAAGATCCCCGAAAACTACAAGCAGCCGATGATGGCCGCGGTGAAAAAAGTCGAGGCTGCTTTGTCGGGAAAAACCGACGCATTGGAACGGGACGCACTGGCCTCCATGAAAAAAAATGGCCTGATCATCCACGAAGCACCGGCCGACAGCCTGCCCCAATGGCAGGATGCCGCCAACAAGGGCATGGACGAACTGGTCGGCAAGAAATTTAGCCGGGAAATCTACGATAAAGTACGGCAATTGCTGCAGGAGTATCGCCAGAAAAATGTCCAATAG
- a CDS encoding TRAP transporter large permease subunit has translation MSNRKFVELFNGLENLLAFFTIFLLALFPFLEVIARTVFHTGVANSTVFTHHLVLILAFIGAVITARENKHLSLTLNWKLPAGLLKRIQVVSALINTTFCTAFAWISFSFLLNAFGPEEKVAIFPLRWITMVMPLGYLLMAVRFITHTPPKPLAKIIAALGLILGTLLALGAIANVSHVLLPSAGEFLDSLVPIYNQVLGRLVTPLILVLIVSAVFGVPIFIVLGGLGFLFFAKAAQPLEVMANEAYSLLTSHAIAAIPLFTFTGFVLSESKASERLVKLFKAFFSWFPGGLAIMAILVCTFFTTFTGASGVTILAVGGLLSYVLIKGNYSPKFSTGLLTATGSIGLLFPPSLPVIIYGVTAQISIKDMFIGGIVPGILMVLTMIIFGIWYAIRNKVTRQHFVLKEAFTATKDSFWELLLPVIIVYGYFGGITTLVESGAIAVIYALFIEVVIHKDLKIKDLPQVLLKCMPVMGGVLAILALAKGLSYYVVDAEIPMQLTAWVQIHISSKYVFLLLLNIGLLITGCFMDIFSAILVVVPLIIPVANLFGIHPVHLGIIFLANLELGYLTPPLGLNLFLASYRFNEPMGKVVKDVFPFLIIQLVAVLLITYVPFLTTGLLTLFK, from the coding sequence ATGTCCAATAGGAAGTTTGTAGAACTGTTCAATGGATTAGAAAATTTACTGGCTTTTTTTACTATTTTCCTGCTGGCGCTTTTTCCTTTTTTGGAAGTGATCGCCCGCACGGTTTTTCACACCGGCGTAGCCAATTCCACCGTGTTCACCCATCACCTGGTTCTGATACTGGCTTTTATCGGCGCCGTCATTACGGCGAGAGAAAACAAACATCTATCGCTCACGCTGAATTGGAAATTACCCGCTGGGCTTCTGAAGCGCATCCAGGTGGTCAGCGCTTTGATCAACACGACTTTCTGCACCGCCTTCGCCTGGATCTCATTTTCATTTCTCCTGAACGCCTTTGGCCCAGAAGAAAAAGTAGCAATTTTCCCCTTGCGCTGGATAACCATGGTCATGCCCCTGGGATACCTGCTCATGGCTGTTCGCTTCATCACCCATACCCCGCCCAAGCCTTTGGCGAAAATCATCGCCGCGCTGGGGCTGATCCTGGGAACGCTCCTGGCGTTGGGGGCAATCGCCAATGTTTCCCATGTGTTGCTTCCAAGCGCCGGTGAATTCTTAGATTCCCTGGTGCCGATTTACAACCAAGTCCTGGGTCGCCTGGTCACCCCTTTGATCTTGGTCTTGATCGTCTCGGCGGTCTTCGGGGTACCGATATTCATCGTTCTGGGAGGCCTGGGTTTCCTGTTCTTCGCCAAAGCGGCCCAACCGCTGGAGGTCATGGCCAACGAAGCATACTCGCTTCTAACCAGCCATGCCATTGCCGCCATTCCCCTTTTTACCTTCACCGGCTTTGTCCTGTCTGAAAGCAAGGCGAGCGAAAGGCTGGTCAAGCTTTTCAAGGCTTTTTTTTCATGGTTCCCCGGCGGCTTGGCCATCATGGCCATCCTGGTCTGCACTTTTTTCACCACTTTCACCGGCGCATCCGGGGTCACCATCCTGGCGGTGGGCGGTCTGCTGTCCTATGTTCTGATCAAGGGGAACTACAGCCCGAAATTCAGCACCGGTCTGCTCACCGCAACCGGCAGCATCGGCCTGCTTTTTCCGCCGAGCCTGCCGGTCATCATTTACGGGGTAACGGCGCAAATCAGCATCAAGGATATGTTTATCGGCGGCATCGTCCCGGGAATTCTCATGGTGCTGACCATGATCATATTTGGAATTTGGTACGCTATAAGAAACAAGGTGACCCGGCAACACTTTGTTTTAAAGGAAGCTTTTACCGCCACCAAGGATTCTTTCTGGGAATTGCTCCTGCCGGTCATTATTGTGTACGGTTATTTCGGCGGCATCACCACCTTGGTGGAAAGCGGAGCCATCGCGGTGATTTATGCCCTGTTCATCGAGGTCGTGATTCACAAAGACCTGAAAATAAAAGATCTGCCTCAGGTGCTGCTCAAATGCATGCCGGTTATGGGCGGCGTTCTGGCTATCCTGGCCCTGGCCAAGGGTCTTTCCTATTATGTCGTCGATGCCGAGATCCCCATGCAGTTGACCGCCTGGGTGCAAATCCACATCAGTTCCAAATATGTGTTCCTGCTGCTGTTGAACATCGGCTTGCTGATCACGGGCTGTTTCATGGATATCTTTTCGGCCATCCTGGTGGTCGTCCCGCTGATCATCCCGGTGGCCAATCTCTTTGGCATCCATCCCGTGCATCTGGGGATCATTTTTCTGGCCAACTTGGAACTGGGCTACCTGACGCCGCCCCTCGGTTTGAACCTTTTCCTGGCCTCTTACCGCTTCAATGAACCGATGGGCAAAGTCGTCAAGGATGTCTTCCCCTTTCTCATCATCCAACTGGTGGCGGTCTTGCTGATCACCTACGTACCGTTTCTGACTACGGGATTGCTGACCCTTTTCAAATAA